The following proteins are co-located in the Maridesulfovibrio sp. genome:
- a CDS encoding sigma-54 dependent transcriptional regulator codes for MRILLVDDDAPTRDSLAEYLALLGHAVTPCAEAVSALNICRNHDFEMVLSDIQMPGRTGIELVRDIKGLSFSTAPDVVLYTGHADLELAIGALRAGAYDYLTKPINLGEIAAVLDRVAEHQSLLRENEKLTDHFEEVVAEATSDMRAELSQLRQQFAQQAGLDNIGFFSEAMWEVVSQARLYHDDRDLPVLIQGETGVGKDIVAKLIHYGEDSSRSPRPFVDINCAALPANLFESELFGYEAGAFTGSATRGARGKIDLAKGGTLFLDEIGEIPVELQAKLLRVIENKSFYRVGGLTKVETDIRIIAATNLDLTERIKKGLFRSDLYYRLRVGNIVVPPLRERPDDIVPLALSFLRAFAAKRGKAFTEISPEAAAVLLDQPWSGNVRELKNAMEWVSVMHDARVLQSEHLSGFFGGMQKSSPVNERTFAARKSDQSKKVRPTEQDIDAALAATGGNKTKAAARLGISIRMLYYRLAAIEQNER; via the coding sequence ATGCGTATTTTACTCGTGGACGATGATGCCCCGACCCGTGATTCTCTAGCCGAATATCTGGCTTTGCTGGGACATGCTGTCACTCCGTGTGCAGAGGCTGTTTCCGCCCTTAATATTTGCCGCAACCATGATTTTGAAATGGTCCTTTCAGATATCCAGATGCCGGGCAGAACCGGAATCGAGCTGGTGCGTGATATCAAAGGGCTTTCATTTAGCACTGCGCCGGACGTGGTTCTTTACACCGGGCACGCTGATCTTGAACTTGCCATCGGAGCTTTGCGGGCCGGAGCCTACGACTACCTAACCAAGCCCATTAATCTGGGAGAGATCGCCGCGGTGCTGGATCGAGTGGCCGAGCATCAGTCGCTTCTGCGGGAAAATGAAAAGCTGACAGATCATTTTGAAGAGGTTGTCGCCGAGGCTACCAGTGATATGCGAGCCGAATTATCGCAATTGCGCCAGCAGTTCGCCCAACAGGCCGGACTGGATAATATCGGTTTCTTTTCCGAAGCCATGTGGGAGGTTGTCAGTCAGGCCCGCTTATATCATGACGATCGTGATCTGCCCGTGCTAATTCAGGGAGAGACCGGAGTCGGCAAGGATATCGTAGCCAAGCTGATCCACTACGGCGAGGACAGTTCCCGTTCGCCGCGACCGTTTGTGGACATCAACTGTGCCGCCCTTCCGGCCAATCTTTTTGAAAGTGAATTGTTCGGTTACGAGGCCGGGGCTTTTACCGGAAGTGCCACCCGTGGTGCACGGGGCAAGATTGACCTTGCTAAGGGCGGGACTCTTTTTCTGGACGAGATTGGTGAAATCCCGGTTGAGTTGCAGGCTAAGCTTCTGCGGGTCATTGAGAATAAAAGTTTTTACCGTGTCGGCGGGCTTACTAAAGTCGAGACCGACATACGCATCATTGCCGCTACGAACCTCGACCTGACTGAACGAATTAAAAAAGGGCTTTTCCGCAGTGATCTTTATTATCGTCTACGGGTCGGCAATATCGTCGTTCCTCCGCTTCGTGAACGTCCTGATGATATTGTCCCCTTGGCGCTCTCGTTCTTGAGAGCTTTTGCCGCAAAAAGAGGCAAGGCATTTACGGAGATCAGCCCTGAGGCGGCCGCAGTCCTGTTGGATCAGCCGTGGTCGGGCAATGTGCGGGAACTCAAGAATGCCATGGAATGGGTTTCGGTCATGCATGATGCACGAGTGCTGCAGTCCGAGCATTTGTCCGGATTTTTCGGGGGGATGCAAAAGAGTTCTCCCGTAAATGAAAGAACTTTCGCAGCCCGGAAGTCAGATCAATCTAAAAAAGTAAGACCTACTGAACAGGATATAGATGCTGCTCTTGCTGCAACTGGCGGTAACAAAACCAAGGCCGCCGCGCGATTGGGGATTTCCATTCGCATGCTTTATTACCGGCTTGCAGCCATTGAACAAAACGAAAGGTAA
- a CDS encoding ATP-binding protein has protein sequence MTDSIYRSVVEDQTELIRRFRPDGKLTFVNSAFCRFYGMSADELLTSHFQELLHPDERERIVRMLYSLTPENPEIVTEPSFTDAAGEVHHVQYVTRAIFDDDGNVVEYQSVGRDVTAQRQAEATLEEARSAMERASRVTTFAVVGGGIAHEINQPLNAIRLLAASALLLKDRSENPDKKIVRILQNIAGQVDRIDSIVNHLREHLRNNQTVTGELCNLGKAVQSALSLMRAQMVARGIGLELTVDPEIKLVVGTCIRFEELVMNLVANAMQALETCDTCQKTISIRVVPQGADSVELSVADNGPGFDPKLAEELFEPFFSTKSPGSSMGLGLSIVRTIVQSAGGSVVAENRPEGGALLRVILPAESGGV, from the coding sequence ATGACAGATTCCATATATCGAAGCGTGGTCGAGGACCAGACGGAGCTTATCCGGCGTTTCCGTCCCGACGGGAAGCTGACCTTCGTTAACAGTGCTTTTTGCCGTTTCTACGGCATGAGTGCAGACGAGTTACTTACGTCTCATTTTCAGGAACTTTTGCATCCTGATGAGCGCGAGAGAATTGTCCGTATGCTCTATTCACTGACACCAGAGAATCCGGAAATCGTCACTGAACCAAGTTTTACTGATGCTGCCGGAGAGGTCCATCATGTCCAGTATGTGACCCGCGCAATTTTTGATGATGATGGGAATGTTGTTGAATATCAGTCGGTAGGCCGTGATGTTACGGCCCAGCGGCAGGCAGAGGCGACTCTGGAAGAAGCACGCTCCGCCATGGAACGGGCCAGCAGGGTGACGACTTTTGCCGTTGTGGGCGGAGGCATAGCCCATGAAATCAATCAGCCGCTGAATGCAATACGTCTGCTTGCCGCATCTGCTTTGCTGCTCAAGGACCGCTCCGAGAATCCTGATAAAAAAATCGTCCGTATTCTGCAGAATATTGCCGGACAGGTGGATCGTATTGATTCCATCGTCAATCATCTGCGCGAGCACCTGCGAAATAACCAGACCGTGACAGGTGAACTCTGCAACCTTGGAAAAGCCGTGCAGTCTGCGCTGTCCCTGATGAGGGCCCAGATGGTTGCCAGAGGCATAGGTTTGGAACTTACCGTAGACCCTGAGATAAAGCTTGTGGTCGGAACCTGTATCAGATTTGAAGAGCTGGTCATGAATCTTGTTGCCAATGCCATGCAGGCTCTTGAAACCTGCGACACCTGCCAGAAAACCATTTCCATCCGGGTTGTACCTCAAGGCGCCGATTCCGTGGAGCTCAGTGTGGCAGATAACGGTCCGGGATTTGATCCGAAATTGGCGGAGGAGCTCTTTGAACCGTTTTTTTCAACTAAGTCACCGGGCTCTTCCATGGGACTCGGGCTGTCTATAGTACGCACAATCGTGCAATCCGCAGGCGGATCCGTCGTTGCGGAGAACCGTCCCGAAGGCGGGGCATTGCTGCGGGTCATACTGCCCGCTGAATCCGGGGGAGTCTAA
- a CDS encoding 4Fe-4S dicluster domain-containing protein: MNAFVLAVPSRCIGCRACEIACVDAHMGADMGQAMENGLPFRPRISVVRESGVTAPIQCRQCEDAPCAAACPVGAIGYSGKAVVIDAERCFGCKACLAACPFGAMQVGIINAECEAPVAHKCDLCEGHRDKPACVSVCPAGALSLFSSESLKKLSADKRRVSARSTSL; this comes from the coding sequence ATGAATGCTTTTGTGCTGGCTGTGCCTTCCCGTTGCATAGGTTGCCGTGCTTGCGAGATCGCCTGTGTTGACGCTCATATGGGAGCTGACATGGGACAGGCCATGGAAAACGGCCTTCCATTTAGGCCCCGTATTTCTGTTGTGCGCGAATCCGGTGTTACCGCACCGATTCAGTGCCGTCAGTGCGAGGACGCACCTTGTGCCGCTGCCTGTCCGGTGGGAGCGATCGGTTACAGCGGAAAGGCTGTGGTCATTGATGCCGAACGTTGTTTCGGCTGCAAGGCTTGTCTGGCGGCGTGTCCTTTCGGAGCCATGCAGGTCGGCATAATCAATGCTGAATGTGAAGCTCCGGTAGCGCATAAGTGTGATCTCTGCGAAGGGCATCGCGATAAACCGGCTTGTGTTTCCGTGTGTCCGGCCGGGGCGTTGAGTCTTTTTTCCAGCGAGTCTTTGAAAAAACTCTCAGCTGATAAGCGGCGGGTAAGTGCGCGGAGCACATCATTATGA
- a CDS encoding [Fe-Fe] hydrogenase large subunit C-terminal domain-containing protein yields the protein MMDDSQVVAIDSAVCTGCRRCAEVCPVDAIVGAEGEAQTIDTSKCVICGQCVLTCSAFVSPFDDAADELPAMRRARGLADDDSAPLFAAHFRNDTKKVAELLADPAKKSMVQCAPAVRTSIAEEYGLAPGTLTPGQLAASLRRLGFDAVYDTIFAADVTIMEESSELLDRIKSGGTMPMFTSCCPGWVRYMETAWPDLTDHLSSCKSPQQMAGALFKTYGAEIVGVGAESIASVAVMPCTAKKHEAARPEMQSSGQPDVDAVLTVTELAAMLKEKGINFAEMPEEDFDVPMGLYSGAGVIFGATGGVMEAALRTAIAVTSGKDVCESGVVFSPAGEGIRRAFIEVAGKTVRAVIVSGLANAAPLLEDVRAGKADFDFMEVMCCPGGCVAGGGQPKLLPGIDRAEVIAKRRGGLHRHDKELPVRASHKNEAVAALYDKYLGEPLGHKSHELLHTHYGTGSGGH from the coding sequence ATGATGGATGATTCTCAAGTAGTGGCAATTGATTCCGCGGTCTGTACCGGTTGTCGCCGCTGCGCCGAAGTCTGCCCTGTAGATGCTATTGTCGGTGCTGAAGGTGAAGCCCAGACCATTGATACTTCTAAATGTGTTATCTGCGGTCAGTGCGTATTGACCTGTTCCGCATTTGTTTCTCCTTTTGACGATGCGGCGGATGAGTTGCCCGCCATGCGCAGAGCGCGCGGCCTTGCTGACGATGACAGTGCACCTCTGTTTGCTGCTCATTTTCGCAACGATACCAAAAAAGTTGCGGAACTGCTTGCTGATCCGGCTAAGAAATCCATGGTTCAGTGTGCTCCGGCGGTACGTACTTCCATTGCTGAAGAATACGGTCTTGCTCCGGGAACCCTGACTCCGGGACAGCTTGCGGCTTCCCTGCGCCGTCTTGGTTTTGATGCTGTTTACGATACTATTTTCGCGGCGGATGTGACCATCATGGAAGAGTCTTCGGAGTTGCTGGACCGGATTAAGTCCGGCGGAACGATGCCCATGTTCACTTCCTGTTGTCCCGGTTGGGTGCGTTACATGGAGACAGCATGGCCTGATCTGACCGATCATCTTTCCAGCTGCAAATCCCCGCAGCAGATGGCCGGAGCGCTCTTCAAAACTTACGGGGCAGAAATCGTCGGAGTCGGCGCAGAGTCTATCGCCAGTGTAGCGGTCATGCCCTGCACAGCCAAAAAGCATGAGGCTGCCCGTCCTGAAATGCAGTCCAGCGGACAGCCGGACGTTGATGCAGTGCTTACCGTGACTGAACTTGCCGCCATGCTGAAGGAGAAAGGCATCAACTTTGCTGAAATGCCTGAAGAGGATTTTGATGTTCCCATGGGCCTCTATTCCGGGGCCGGGGTTATCTTCGGAGCCACCGGAGGAGTCATGGAAGCTGCTTTGCGAACAGCCATTGCCGTTACCAGCGGTAAGGATGTCTGTGAGAGCGGGGTTGTGTTCTCCCCGGCAGGAGAGGGTATCCGCAGGGCATTCATAGAGGTTGCCGGAAAAACTGTTCGTGCGGTGATCGTTTCCGGTCTGGCTAATGCCGCCCCGCTTCTTGAAGATGTCCGTGCCGGAAAGGCCGATTTTGATTTCATGGAAGTAATGTGCTGCCCCGGAGGTTGCGTTGCCGGAGGGGGCCAGCCGAAACTTCTGCCCGGAATTGACCGTGCCGAGGTGATTGCCAAGCGCCGTGGCGGATTACACCGTCATGATAAGGAACTTCCGGTTCGTGCTTCGCATAAAAACGAGGCAGTTGCGGCTTTGTATGATAAATATCTGGGTGAACCTCTCGGACACAAATCTCATGAACTTCTGCACACCCATTATGGGACCGGGAGCGGGGGACATTAG
- a CDS encoding 4Fe-4S dicluster domain-containing protein — MSSRLSPFVLANAAKCIGCRACELACAAAHLQGGVSVGSLQGSLSPRLYLIRAEEVCVPVGCRHCEDAPCAAVCPNGAIQRTDSGVQVDEERCVGCKTCLAACPFGAMEMAQIWKDGRPALRRVVDPHNPDSYIVEPALLASKCDLCHEREEGPACVEACPKDALTLIDPMKIKKRRNIEAALALAGVGARAGEEM; from the coding sequence ATGTCATCACGTTTAAGCCCCTTTGTCCTTGCCAATGCTGCAAAGTGCATCGGTTGCCGGGCCTGTGAACTGGCCTGCGCTGCTGCTCACCTGCAGGGCGGTGTTTCTGTGGGAAGCTTGCAGGGATCGCTTTCTCCCCGTCTTTACCTGATCCGCGCAGAAGAAGTCTGTGTCCCGGTGGGCTGCCGTCATTGCGAGGACGCACCATGCGCTGCAGTCTGTCCTAATGGTGCTATCCAGCGCACTGATTCCGGAGTGCAGGTGGATGAGGAACGCTGTGTTGGTTGCAAGACCTGCCTTGCAGCCTGTCCTTTTGGAGCTATGGAAATGGCCCAGATCTGGAAAGATGGTCGTCCCGCCCTGCGCAGGGTGGTTGATCCGCATAATCCTGATTCTTACATTGTTGAACCCGCACTTCTAGCCAGCAAATGCGACCTCTGCCACGAACGTGAAGAAGGCCCGGCCTGTGTGGAAGCCTGTCCTAAAGACGCTTTGACTTTGATTGATCCCATGAAAATTAAGAAACGCCGCAATATTGAAGCTGCATTGGCCCTTGCCGGAGTCGGAGCCAGAGCTGGGGAGGAAATGTAA
- the fdhF gene encoding formate dehydrogenase subunit alpha produces MQPITTTCPYCGAGCSLSLEVENGRIVSVSPGPEPSVNQGALCSKGRFGFDFVHHRDRLTTPLIRKNGELVPASWDEALGLVASRLSSIVSEHGPQTVGGFSSARCTNEENYLFQKFFRAGLGSNNVDHCARLUHAPTVAGLAASLGSGSMTNSIRELWDMGRGDCVCAIGTNTTECHPIIGIGMMEAKRNGAGLIVIDPREIDLARQADVWLRLRPGTDTPLLSSIAKVILDEGLADVEALVAATEDFASFREGLQAFDPESVAAIAEVPAADIRKAARLIGKSANAAFYYTMGVTQHTTGTNNVLAVSNLALLSGNIGRPKTGVNPLRGQNNVQGACDMGALPNVLTGYRPVTDDAVRETFESGWGVKLSAEPGLTIPKMLHAVEEDRLKGLFVFGENPMRSDPDISHVEHCLRHVDFLVVQDLFLTETAALADVVLPGASFAEKDGTFTSTERRVQRVRKAVDPIGQSRPDWEILADLLARLGRSERYASASDIFDEMRTLTPTHAGISYERLEAGGIQWPCPAETHPGTPILHVGGCMRGPGKFVPLEHREPAELPDAQYPLTLTTGRVVAHYHTATMTRRCFGLEGTWPEELVEIHPADAAAYGVEDGELVEISSRRGTVKARAWGTKRVRRGLVFMTFHFSESPANLLTTSAADPVTGTPQLKVCAVSIRKFKEPEKSVDAQVSASTKEEISCHHV; encoded by the coding sequence ATGCAACCTATAACTACAACATGTCCTTACTGCGGTGCCGGATGCTCTCTTTCTTTGGAAGTAGAGAATGGGCGCATTGTCAGTGTTTCTCCCGGACCGGAACCATCGGTTAATCAGGGCGCACTGTGCTCCAAGGGGCGGTTCGGATTCGATTTTGTTCATCATCGTGATCGGCTGACTACTCCGCTGATACGTAAGAACGGCGAGCTGGTTCCTGCTTCATGGGATGAGGCGTTGGGGCTTGTGGCAAGCCGCTTAAGCTCCATTGTTTCTGAACATGGTCCGCAGACTGTTGGCGGTTTCAGCAGTGCCCGCTGCACCAATGAAGAGAATTACCTTTTCCAGAAATTTTTCCGCGCAGGGCTCGGCAGTAATAATGTCGACCATTGCGCACGTCTCTGACACGCTCCCACGGTGGCCGGTCTGGCTGCATCATTAGGAAGCGGTTCCATGACAAACTCCATCCGTGAGCTTTGGGATATGGGAAGAGGCGACTGTGTTTGCGCCATCGGCACCAACACTACCGAATGTCATCCCATCATCGGTATCGGCATGATGGAAGCTAAGCGTAACGGAGCAGGGCTTATCGTCATTGATCCCCGTGAGATCGATCTTGCGCGTCAGGCCGATGTCTGGCTCAGACTCCGTCCGGGGACAGATACTCCGCTGCTTTCGTCCATTGCCAAGGTTATTCTGGATGAAGGACTGGCTGACGTTGAAGCCCTTGTCGCAGCTACCGAAGATTTCGCTTCTTTCCGGGAAGGTCTGCAGGCTTTCGATCCTGAAAGTGTTGCTGCCATTGCTGAAGTCCCAGCGGCTGATATTCGTAAGGCTGCGCGGCTTATCGGAAAGTCCGCCAATGCCGCCTTCTACTACACAATGGGTGTGACCCAGCACACTACCGGAACCAATAACGTACTTGCCGTTTCCAACCTTGCGCTGCTTAGCGGAAATATCGGGCGGCCCAAGACAGGTGTTAACCCGTTGCGCGGGCAGAACAACGTTCAGGGTGCATGTGATATGGGAGCCCTGCCCAACGTGCTGACCGGATACCGTCCGGTAACTGATGATGCGGTGCGGGAAACATTTGAATCTGGCTGGGGAGTGAAACTTTCTGCTGAACCGGGGCTGACCATTCCCAAGATGTTGCATGCTGTTGAAGAAGACCGCCTTAAGGGACTATTTGTTTTCGGCGAAAACCCCATGCGCAGCGACCCGGATATCAGTCACGTGGAGCATTGCCTGCGTCATGTGGATTTTCTTGTTGTTCAGGACCTTTTCCTTACCGAAACAGCCGCGCTGGCTGATGTTGTCCTGCCCGGAGCCAGTTTTGCTGAGAAGGACGGAACTTTTACCAGCACAGAGCGGCGTGTACAGCGTGTCCGTAAGGCAGTAGACCCCATCGGGCAGAGTCGCCCGGACTGGGAAATATTGGCTGATTTGCTGGCCCGTCTTGGCCGTTCCGAGCGGTACGCAAGTGCTTCAGATATTTTTGATGAAATGCGTACTTTGACCCCGACCCATGCAGGCATAAGCTATGAACGTCTGGAGGCTGGCGGTATTCAATGGCCCTGTCCAGCTGAAACGCATCCGGGGACTCCAATTCTGCACGTTGGGGGCTGCATGCGCGGTCCCGGTAAATTCGTACCCCTTGAACATCGCGAGCCGGCAGAATTGCCTGATGCGCAGTATCCGTTGACCCTGACCACCGGAAGGGTGGTTGCTCATTACCACACTGCCACCATGACCCGTCGTTGTTTCGGGTTGGAAGGTACCTGGCCGGAGGAACTGGTGGAGATTCATCCTGCTGATGCCGCAGCATACGGTGTAGAGGATGGCGAACTGGTAGAAATCAGCTCCCGCCGGGGAACAGTCAAGGCGCGGGCATGGGGTACCAAACGGGTCCGGCGCGGTCTGGTTTTCATGACTTTCCACTTTTCTGAAAGTCCGGCCAACCTGCTGACTACTTCGGCAGCAGACCCGGTTACCGGAACTCCGCAGCTGAAAGTCTGTGCTGTTTCCATTCGTAAATTCAAGGAACCTGAGAAGTCAGTAGACGCACAGGTTTCCGCATCCACAAAGGAAGAAATTTCATGTCATCACGTTTAA
- a CDS encoding MBL fold metallo-hydrolase, whose protein sequence is MTTSALQKLTEQVQRIEYCGMYVDLVSTSAGTVRVGSMPDVAKFLTEHGFREEVVVVPPWEVSLSGDNRTGEEFILWQAQIRGGILKEYVGLKQDVELLHSNLECIFPYFFDDKNLKVVRKDWLGKWFHYNVANPCYRKGSLEICCEGGNVVVSDGGAVLYDRNSHAPAGSPDKEIEALLETIPRGGRIRDVLEVLPIGCGNGVFGTVANTIVRYGEYVIWIDPCGYPAQALARCNIHWDDITHCLFTHNHEDHVQGFSACMYRACKSNRKLKLILADNVFRVLSDLYSPLFPSMREHVEVLSLMPGIPLQVGPIQIDSRWNHHILPYGTIGLKISAGGSSFGYSGDTKYDERINKILNRPELEAEWFASCDLVFHEIEFDNPDSVHTHWKQVESLQSKIKGKVLGYHCPFLTNSPFPLAEEGKCYVL, encoded by the coding sequence ATGACTACCAGTGCCTTACAAAAGCTGACAGAACAGGTTCAGCGCATTGAATACTGCGGGATGTATGTTGACCTTGTGAGTACTTCAGCCGGAACAGTGCGGGTAGGCAGTATGCCTGATGTTGCTAAGTTCCTGACTGAACATGGTTTTCGGGAGGAAGTTGTCGTTGTGCCGCCGTGGGAGGTTTCACTTTCAGGTGATAACCGCACAGGAGAGGAATTCATACTATGGCAGGCTCAAATCAGGGGCGGAATTCTTAAAGAATACGTCGGTCTTAAACAGGATGTGGAGCTGCTCCACAGTAATCTTGAGTGTATATTCCCGTATTTTTTTGATGATAAGAATCTCAAGGTCGTACGTAAGGACTGGCTTGGAAAATGGTTTCATTACAACGTTGCCAATCCCTGTTACCGCAAGGGCAGTCTTGAGATCTGCTGTGAAGGCGGCAATGTTGTAGTCTCCGATGGCGGCGCTGTGTTGTATGACCGCAACTCCCATGCCCCTGCCGGTAGTCCCGACAAGGAAATAGAGGCTCTGCTGGAAACGATCCCCAGAGGCGGCAGAATCAGAGATGTTTTGGAAGTCCTTCCCATCGGCTGCGGAAACGGTGTTTTCGGCACGGTTGCCAACACCATTGTGCGTTACGGTGAATACGTAATCTGGATAGATCCTTGCGGATATCCGGCACAAGCCCTTGCCCGCTGCAATATTCATTGGGATGATATTACCCACTGTCTATTTACTCATAATCATGAGGATCATGTGCAGGGTTTTAGCGCCTGCATGTATCGGGCATGCAAATCTAATCGAAAGTTGAAGTTGATCCTTGCCGATAATGTTTTCCGGGTGCTGTCTGATCTTTATTCGCCGCTTTTTCCCTCGATGAGAGAGCATGTGGAGGTACTCTCATTGATGCCCGGAATCCCGTTGCAAGTAGGCCCAATTCAAATAGACAGCCGCTGGAATCACCATATCCTGCCTTATGGAACCATCGGTCTTAAAATCTCTGCCGGAGGCAGCAGTTTCGGCTATTCAGGGGATACTAAGTACGATGAGCGGATTAATAAAATTCTGAACCGTCCTGAACTTGAAGCCGAATGGTTTGCCTCCTGTGATTTGGTTTTCCACGAAATAGAATTTGATAATCCGGACAGCGTGCATACCCACTGGAAGCAGGTCGAGTCTTTGCAAAGTAAAATCAAAGGCAAAGTTCTCGGTTATCATTGTCCTTTTCTGACGAACAGCCCTTTCCCGCTGGCGGAAGAGGGGAAATGTTACGTACTTTAA
- a CDS encoding LacI family DNA-binding transcriptional regulator, with translation MSTIRDVARLAQVSTATVSRVINSPDSVREKTREKVLRAMKMCNYKYNALARGFATKKSNTIGLIIPNINNPVFAESTLGVQEYAEEKQIKVILGNTSYKISQEESLIKALRESQVDGLIITTTNPKGEIIKTLTDEGFPFVLLFSTVKGGPFSAVGVDNYRGGYVATEHLISLGHRRIGMIAGSFTVTDRSYHRWHGYRQCLKDNGIPYDKDLLVQTEYSLTGGRDSIKQLLEQEYPPSAVFCSNDYIALGAIKGARESGLSLPEDLSIVGFDDMPTASYMVPALTTVRQPAYEMGRRACELLLQKMENPEKPEQHMMETKLIVRESTAAVQRDTEAEDGGDRQ, from the coding sequence GTGAGTACTATTCGTGATGTTGCCCGCTTAGCGCAAGTTTCCACCGCCACGGTTTCCCGGGTTATTAATTCCCCGGATTCCGTGCGAGAGAAAACCCGTGAGAAAGTTCTCCGGGCCATGAAGATGTGCAACTATAAATACAATGCCCTCGCACGCGGTTTTGCCACCAAGAAGTCCAACACCATCGGGCTGATCATTCCCAACATCAACAACCCCGTCTTTGCCGAATCCACACTTGGGGTTCAGGAATATGCCGAAGAAAAACAAATCAAAGTAATCCTCGGCAACACATCATACAAAATATCACAGGAAGAAAGCCTGATCAAAGCATTGCGCGAAAGTCAGGTGGACGGACTGATCATCACCACGACCAATCCCAAGGGCGAAATAATCAAGACTCTTACAGATGAAGGGTTCCCCTTCGTGCTGCTCTTCAGCACGGTCAAAGGCGGACCGTTTTCCGCCGTTGGGGTAGATAACTATCGCGGCGGGTACGTTGCCACCGAACACCTTATTTCCCTCGGACACCGCAGGATAGGTATGATCGCGGGCAGCTTTACCGTGACAGACAGATCCTATCACCGCTGGCATGGCTACCGCCAATGCCTTAAGGATAACGGGATTCCCTACGACAAAGACCTGCTGGTCCAGACCGAGTACTCCCTTACCGGAGGCCGGGACTCGATCAAGCAGCTCCTTGAACAGGAGTACCCGCCGAGCGCGGTTTTCTGTTCTAACGACTACATTGCCCTCGGTGCAATCAAGGGAGCGCGGGAATCGGGATTATCCCTGCCCGAAGACCTGTCCATAGTGGGCTTTGATGACATGCCTACGGCCTCATACATGGTCCCGGCACTGACCACTGTCCGCCAGCCGGCCTATGAAATGGGCAGACGCGCCTGTGAACTCTTGCTGCAAAAGATGGAAAATCCGGAAAAACCGGAACAACATATGATGGAGACCAAGCTGATTGTCCGCGAATCTACTGCCGCCGTCCAACGTGACACGGAAGCAGAGGATGGCGGGGACAGACAGTAG
- a CDS encoding C4-dicarboxylate TRAP transporter substrate-binding protein, producing MSFKKTLSVLCAGAVLVLSMGTMCMADDYKLTLKLSHVFSPAEQLSKSMDAVAESIYEKTDGAINIQTFPQAQLPAYKEGVEQVVRGAKFISVEDPSFIGDYVPDFKALYAPMLYRSFDEYVNLTQSDLVKKMQAEAEKQGIKILALDYIYGFRNLITQKVIKTPADLKGMKIRTPGSKSYIDTLTAMGAVATPLPWGETLSAVQQGVVDGLEGSEFTNIGTKVYEGPTKNVANTRHILGTCGVYISTKVWNEIPAKYQKIIQDEFTNGANHMVNLLKSQHGGVVKELESYGVKFNEVDGDAFRAALKPLYEEQKGMTTGIYQSIFKELDAMR from the coding sequence ATGAGCTTCAAGAAGACCCTTTCCGTGCTTTGTGCAGGAGCTGTTCTGGTCCTGTCCATGGGCACAATGTGTATGGCGGACGACTATAAACTGACCCTGAAACTGAGCCACGTTTTCAGCCCAGCAGAGCAGCTTTCCAAATCCATGGATGCTGTAGCCGAATCCATCTACGAGAAAACCGACGGCGCTATCAACATCCAGACTTTTCCGCAGGCACAGCTGCCCGCATACAAGGAAGGCGTAGAACAGGTTGTTCGCGGAGCTAAATTCATCTCCGTTGAAGACCCCTCTTTCATCGGCGACTATGTTCCTGATTTCAAAGCTCTTTACGCTCCCATGCTGTACCGCAGCTTTGACGAATACGTGAACCTGACCCAGTCCGACCTCGTTAAGAAAATGCAGGCTGAAGCGGAAAAGCAGGGCATCAAAATTCTTGCACTCGACTACATTTACGGTTTCCGTAACCTGATTACCCAGAAAGTCATCAAGACTCCTGCCGATCTCAAGGGCATGAAAATCCGTACTCCCGGTTCCAAATCCTACATCGACACCCTCACCGCCATGGGCGCTGTTGCAACTCCCCTGCCCTGGGGTGAAACCCTCTCCGCAGTACAGCAGGGTGTTGTTGACGGTCTCGAGGGTTCCGAATTCACCAACATCGGCACCAAAGTATACGAAGGCCCGACCAAAAACGTAGCCAACACCCGCCACATCCTCGGCACTTGCGGAGTTTACATCTCCACCAAGGTTTGGAACGAAATTCCTGCCAAGTACCAGAAAATCATTCAGGATGAATTCACCAACGGTGCAAACCACATGGTTAACCTGCTCAAGTCCCAGCACGGTGGTGTTGTTAAAGAGCTGGAATCCTATGGCGTAAAGTTCAACGAAGTTGACGGCGACGCTTTCCGCGCAGCTCTCAAGCCTCTCTACGAAGAGCAGAAAGGTATGACTACCGGTATCTACCAGTCTATCTTCAAAGAACTCGACGCAATGAGATAA